A single window of Myxocyprinus asiaticus isolate MX2 ecotype Aquarium Trade chromosome 34, UBuf_Myxa_2, whole genome shotgun sequence DNA harbors:
- the LOC127425651 gene encoding 40S ribosomal protein S27-like, which produces MPLAKDLLHPTPEEERRTHKKKRLVQCPNSYFMDVKCPGCYKITTVFSHAQTVVLCVGCSTVLCQPTGGKARLTEGCSFRRKQH; this is translated from the exons ATGCCA CTCGCAAAAGACTTGCTGCACCCAACCCCCGAAGAGGAGAGGAGGACGCACAAGAAGAAGCGTCTCGTACAGTGTCCTAATTCTTATTTCATGGATGTCAAATGTCCAG GATGCTATAAGATCACAACTGTGTTCAGCCACGCACAGACAGTAGTGCTTTGTGTTGGTTGCTCAACTGTGCTCTGTCAGCCCACTGGAGGCAAAGCTCGACTTACAGAAG GGTGTTCCTTCAGGAGGAAGCAGCATTAA